The uncultured Sphaerochaeta sp. genome includes the window GGCCTGGCATGTTCCCAATCATCATCGCCAGCCTTATTATTCTCTCCTCACTGTCTCTGTTCATCACTACCCTTAGAATGGGCAAGGAGGCAGATACTTCTGTAGACTTGAAAAGCAAGAATGTGATGAATGTATATGTCACGATGGTCGGGCTTGTACTCTATTTCATCTTGCTTCCGCTCGTCGGTTTTGTGACAACATCAATAGTTATGCTGGTTCTCTATATTAAGTGGTTCAGCAAACGTCCCTGGTGGAAAACTATTCTCATCAGTGTCATTTTTGTCTTGGCAATTTTCTTCTTGTTCGGCTCCGTACTGAATGTCCCGATGCGTTTCGGTATGCTTATATAACAATGGAGGTATCAGCATGTTAGTAGAAGTATTGACCTCTGTTTTCAATATTCAAATTTTTCTTTTCATTATTCTTGGGGTATTCACCGGAATCTGTATTGGTGCGCTCCCTGGATTGACTGCAACCATGGGCGTCGCACTGGTTCTCCCACTCACATTTGGCTTGGAAGCTGTTCCAGGCATCCTTCTTTTAATTGGTGTGTATGTAGGAGCAATTTATGGAGGATCCATTTCTGGTATTCTTCTCAGGACCCCTGGTACTCCAGCAGCAGCCGCTACCGCGATTGATGGATATGAATTCTCCAAACGAGGGGAAAGTGGAAGGGCAATGGGGATTTCCACAATTTCATCATTTATTGGTGGTGTTGTCAGTGTTCTTGCACTATGGCTGATCTCCCCCCAGTTAGCTAAACTTGCACTCCGCTTCAGTGCACCGGAGTTCTTTCTCTTAGCTGTATTTGGGCTGTCCATAATCGCATCAATCTCTGGAAACAGTCTTGCTAAGGGTGTGCTCTGCGGAGCTCTTGGTGTCAGTTTATCATTTATTGGAATTGATGGAATCACCGGCTTCCCTCGCTTTACGTTCAACAATATCAACCTACTGAGTGGAATGTCTTTCATTCCAGTGATGATTGGCTTGTTTGCGATGAGCCAAGCATTTAATACAGTTGAAGGAATATTCACCCCTGATCAGGTGACCCAAAAGATTTCTCATGTTTGGCCTAGTAAAAGCGATTGGAAAATCATCTTGAAATATGCTCCTATATCTGGTTTGATTGGAACCTTTATTGGTATTGTCCCAGGTGCTGGTGCTGAAATCGGGGCTTTTGTCTCATACAGCCAGGCAAAGCGCATGAGTAATCGTCCTGAGCTTTTTGGAACTGGTATCCCTGAGGCTATTGCTGCCCCAGAGGGAGGAAACAATGGGGTTACCGGTGGAGCTCTTATACCGATGCTAACCATGGGTGTCCCAGGTGATGCTGTTGCAGCTATCATGATAGGAGCCCTCACTGTACAAGGCTTGCAGCCGGGCCCCCTTTTGTTTACAGAACATACTACTCTGGTGTATTCGATTTTTCTTGGCATGTTCGTAGCAAATGTGGCAATGGTTGTTTTGGGTCTCTCCAGCTTGAAGCTGTTTGTGAAAGTTCTTTCTATTCCAAAATCAATCCTAACACCTATGATTTTTATTCTCTGTGTTGTTGGGTCATATGCTATCAATACAAATTTCTTCGATGTTGGAGTCATGCTATTCTTCGGAATTCTTGGATATTTTATGCAGAAAGCAGATATCTCAGTTTCCCCTGCTGTTCTGGGATTAATTCTGGGCCCTATGGCAGAGTCTAATTTCAGAAGGGCTTTGCTAATGAGTGAAGGCACCTATGGTATTTTCTTTACCAGTCCCATTGCATGGGTATTTGTCATCCTTACACTCTTCACACTATTGGGACCAAAGATTGGGGAAATACTGAAAAAGAAAAATCAAACAGCATAGACAGACAACACATATCTAGATAATGCAAACCCGGATAGAGACACATTCTCCTATCCGGGTTTTATTTCTTCAAATATGTAATAAAAAAGGCACACAGTCGTTAGACCGCATGCCCTATGTATTTTGCTTCTGGCTTTTATGCCGCATTGTTGGAAGAGAGAATCTTTGCAATGATCCTTCCGATGGTCTTGCCAAACTGTACGTCGTAGTCCAGCGCAGCATTGTACACATCGACTTCCTTCTGCTGTTGCAGACTCAGGAAGTACTGATGGTCACAAATCTCGAAGAAGAGGTCTGCTTTCCTTCTACCGGGGAAACTCAGCTGGGTTGCCCAGTTTTCCATTACTTGGCTGATTGGCTGGTAGATATTACTCATCCAGGAAAAGGTTGCCTCATCCCAGGTAATTGGCATGGAAAGGTTCTTTCCAAGGAAGTAGCGGTGTCCCTCAATGTGTGAAGCGAGACGTTCATAGTCTGCGTCCAGGAACATGTCAGAGTTCTTGATCATGTACTCAATGCTTTGTCTTTTCTGTATATCGTGGTTATCCATATAGGTCTCCTTGTCCTTGTTCTGTATCATGGCTATATTCTACTGAATTACTATTCGATAATCAAGTACTGATAGACTAATGTATTTGTATTGTTCCGCTCTCTTTTTGTATTTTACCGATGTTAGTTAATCATTTTTCATATTTTGTATATCTTTGAAGATTTCTAAAGACTGAGAACTTCACAAAACGACCCCCCTGAACCAGGGGGGCCGTGAAGAGTACAATACGTCTATGAAAGGAGTTTCAGGTAGTCTTCTTCTACCTTTGCCCAATCAAGGACATTCCAAATTGCGTTCAGGTAGTCTGCCCTAAGATTCTTGTATTTCAAGTAGTATGCATGCTCCCAAACATCGATACCAAGAATGGGCACCCCACCCTTCTTGTCCATCAAGGGTGTATCCTGGTTCGGGGCATTTACCACTTCCAGGGATCCGTCAGAATGTGCAACAAGAAATGCCCAGCCTGAACCAAATCTTCCTGCTGCCTGACTGTTCAGTGTTTCTTTTAAAGCATCAAGGCTTCCAAAATCTTTCTTGATTCTATCGAGTAATGACCCTTTAGGCGCATGAGCGGCAGATGGACTGAGAATTGAGAAATAGAGATTATGATTTGCATAACCTCCCCCATTATTTCTCACAGCGGTTCTGAGCTTCTCGTCGGAGATAGAATCGAGGTTCTTGAGTATGTCTTCAATGGAGCGATCTTTCAGGCTTGGATCCTTCTCTACCGCAGCATTAAGATTCTTTGTATATCCAGCATGGTGTTTCGTGTAGTGGGTCACCATGGTTAATTCATCGATATGCGGTTCCAACGCATCAAAACCGTAGGAAAGTTCAACTTGCTTAAACATGAAATACCTCCTATGTATCGTATGTCTATTTCCTAGTCTTTAACTAGGTATTAGTAAGTATACATAGAATTTACCCATTAGGCAAGTCAAAATACAATGGAACACGATTATATTTCACGCATTAAACAATTTTTTCCAACCATCTTTACCTTTTTTTATTTTTGCGTTACTGTTTGCTCGTTTCAGGGACGTAAGACCTGTAAGCGATGCGCCAATAGCTCAGTTGGATAGAGCAACTGCCTTCTAAGCAGTAGGTCAGAGGTTCGAGACCTCTTTGGCGTAAAATACCTTTACTACCGACCACGAACTGGTCGGTATTTTTGTGTTCATCACGTAAGACATACCTTAGGGTGATCTAAGATTTTCTCTTTGCTTGAAAATACTTGAAATAAGAAATTGTTTGTTTCGGCACCCTTGACGAGTAACCAATGCTCATCTACGCTTATGACACAAGCACCTCAATCATAGGACGGTGATTGAGGCCTTAGGAGGAGTTGTATGCTGGGCTACGATTTGCGCGTACAAACCACTTTCAGGTTTGATTATTGCAGAGTCTTCGATCCACCGAAGGAACATGAGCTTTTGCGTTTCTCTCGGCTCATCTGGTATGGCTATGATGAAGAAGGCCCAGCAGTCTACAGAAAAGACCCCAGAACTGGTGAGGTCGTTCGGATAGATTTCCAGCGTTAAGCACTCTCTTTCCATTGAGGTATGAATATACAAATTCATTGAAATTTTATCGGATGAATGCTTGACAGTGGGGGGTAAATATTCGATATTCGCATTACCATCGTGAAGGCTCCAAAACACCTCTTTTGGAAATTCTATGCCTGAAACGAGTGGAGGAAATGGAAAAGATTGAAAGGTGTTGAAGTAACTGCTCAACGGGTATCCCGTTCCTATGGTGATTTCAAGGCTCTTGATGATGTAAGCGTACAAATCAAGAGGGGAGAATTCTTCTCGCTGTTGGGTCCTTCTGGTTGTGGCAAGACCACACTGCTGAGGATTATCGCTGGATTCGATTATCCGGACTCGGGAAGCGTTGCCTTCGACAACAAGGACATCCTCCCCCTCCCCCCTGAGAAACGTCAGGCAAATACCGTCTTCCAGACCTATGCATTGTTCCCCCATCTCACTGTCTATGAGAATATTGCATTCCCGTTGCGACTTCGTCGTACCGACAAGGCGACTGTTGAACAGAAAGTCAAGGAATATGTAAAGCTGGTACAACTGGAAGAACATCTTTACAAGAAACCTTCCATGCTCAGTGGAGGACAAAAACAACGCGTGGCCATCGCACGTGCCCTGATCAATGAACCTGCGGTACTCCTGCTTGATGAACCACTCTCTGCCCTGGATGCAAAACTGAGACAGAACCTGTTGGTGGAACTCGACCTCATCCATGATAAGGTCGGCATCACATTCATCTATGTAACCCACGACCAGAGTGAAGCCCTCTCTGTCTCTGATCGCATTGCCGTCATGAACAAGGGCAAGGTATTACAGATAGGAACCCCCTATGAAATCTATGAGGCTCCTGCAACCAGATTTGTTGCCAGCTTCATCGGAGAGACAAACATATTCCCTTGTACCGTACGCTCCTGTGAGCCACAGGGAGAGGAGTACCTCCTGCGTGTTGAGGTCCCCCAACTGCAAGGTGAAGTATATGTAACTGATTCCCAAGCCCAGGAAGTTGGCTCTTCGCTCGACTTTACCGTCC containing:
- a CDS encoding tripartite tricarboxylate transporter TctB family protein, with the translated sequence MRKANFIVSGVFTAFAIFIIAVSLTYPPSNHGVPGPGMFPIIIASLIILSSLSLFITTLRMGKEADTSVDLKSKNVMNVYVTMVGLVLYFILLPLVGFVTTSIVMLVLYIKWFSKRPWWKTILISVIFVLAIFFLFGSVLNVPMRFGMLI
- a CDS encoding ABC transporter ATP-binding protein; translated protein: MKGVEVTAQRVSRSYGDFKALDDVSVQIKRGEFFSLLGPSGCGKTTLLRIIAGFDYPDSGSVAFDNKDILPLPPEKRQANTVFQTYALFPHLTVYENIAFPLRLRRTDKATVEQKVKEYVKLVQLEEHLYKKPSMLSGGQKQRVAIARALINEPAVLLLDEPLSALDAKLRQNLLVELDLIHDKVGITFIYVTHDQSEALSVSDRIAVMNKGKVLQIGTPYEIYEAPATRFVASFIGETNIFPCTVRSCEPQGEEYLLRVEVPQLQGEVYVTDSQAQEVGSSLDFTVRPEKIRISPNPPRSNSATMNTFKGIVEEPIYSGFQSKFFVKLEKEPGTLVKVFKQHTVFLEEGPEIQWKDTVYVSWSANDGYLVKDTEQ
- a CDS encoding tripartite tricarboxylate transporter permease; the encoded protein is MLVEVLTSVFNIQIFLFIILGVFTGICIGALPGLTATMGVALVLPLTFGLEAVPGILLLIGVYVGAIYGGSISGILLRTPGTPAAAATAIDGYEFSKRGESGRAMGISTISSFIGGVVSVLALWLISPQLAKLALRFSAPEFFLLAVFGLSIIASISGNSLAKGVLCGALGVSLSFIGIDGITGFPRFTFNNINLLSGMSFIPVMIGLFAMSQAFNTVEGIFTPDQVTQKISHVWPSKSDWKIILKYAPISGLIGTFIGIVPGAGAEIGAFVSYSQAKRMSNRPELFGTGIPEAIAAPEGGNNGVTGGALIPMLTMGVPGDAVAAIMIGALTVQGLQPGPLLFTEHTTLVYSIFLGMFVANVAMVVLGLSSLKLFVKVLSIPKSILTPMIFILCVVGSYAINTNFFDVGVMLFFGILGYFMQKADISVSPAVLGLILGPMAESNFRRALLMSEGTYGIFFTSPIAWVFVILTLFTLLGPKIGEILKKKNQTA
- a CDS encoding DUF4032 domain-containing protein, encoding MIQNKDKETYMDNHDIQKRQSIEYMIKNSDMFLDADYERLASHIEGHRYFLGKNLSMPITWDEATFSWMSNIYQPISQVMENWATQLSFPGRRKADLFFEICDHQYFLSLQQQKEVDVYNAALDYDVQFGKTIGRIIAKILSSNNAA
- a CDS encoding superoxide dismutase, whose amino-acid sequence is MFKQVELSYGFDALEPHIDELTMVTHYTKHHAGYTKNLNAAVEKDPSLKDRSIEDILKNLDSISDEKLRTAVRNNGGGYANHNLYFSILSPSAAHAPKGSLLDRIKKDFGSLDALKETLNSQAAGRFGSGWAFLVAHSDGSLEVVNAPNQDTPLMDKKGGVPILGIDVWEHAYYLKYKNLRADYLNAIWNVLDWAKVEEDYLKLLS